TTTTACCAACAGCTATCGTCTCGATTAAGTACATTATTTAGAATACCTAACTGTTATGAAACCCTGACAGGAAAAAAGCCAATTTGACAACGCTAATCAAAAAATTAAGCGGTTTGAGGTTCCTCGTTTTAATTGTGTAGCCAAAGAATTTTGTGGAAAACACAGCTTAAAGTAAATGTAATTCTTTTCTTAAGGTCTGTGTATGTACCAGTTGTGACGTATGTTGATCTTCGATGAATAATGAGAACAAAGAAACAGAGGGAGAAATccagttgttgtagatgaacTGAAAGCAAAGAATGCGTTTTAAACTTGAAtagaaaaacttattttttatgacGCAGATTTGTGGCAAATGGTAGATATgatgtctacatgtaaattggAGAGATATGGCTCGGAATGAAACTTTGAGTGACAtggaattttcatttgattttttttttcctcacatgtaaTGCATGGGTACATTATACGAATAGAGTTATTCCTAATTAATGTACAATCtatattgattttgtaattgCTTTTAAAGATTTCCCTTTTTCTTGGTCATATAATATGTGAATCAGTTGAAGCTTGGAAAATTATAATGATTAGTCACCATggtgtgtatatacatttattagttttttatagatattgtaaaatttttggttaaatttcTTCCATGAAATTTGATTAAGGATCTTTCAAAAATACTACAtgcataaaaatacatataatgtgctaaaaattatgttttatttgtatataagacaataatatgtacatatatttttaggtATATTTATGTACGTACATGATTTATAGAGATTATGAATAACGTActttaactaaatttttgaTTCGTCTTAGTAATGAAAAATAAGTGAATGGTATTTTGATATCCGACGAATGTACATGAATATGCATTAAGACAtaccttttttttattgtgtataAGTGATGAAAAATCtacaaatgatatttttgatataCAATGAATGTACATGGTTATGCATAAAGTACAAATTGTAAGTAATGAGAAGAAATGTGATTAAATTTTACCTGGCAATTCatgtttgacaaaaaaaaacccaaattgcaattctttatataaatgTGAATATACTCAGGGAAAAAAAGACATCTGTAAATCAAATGGAATGTAGCTTTGCTGCATTTATGAAATTGCACATTCATAACAGTATTTTCATGCAACGATaccatttcatttgatatcgaGGAGAGAAAATCGCACTTTTTCTTGAGTGGACCCTGTATTGTAGCCTTCCTCCTCTTGATCAGTCAACACTATGTCCGGGGTGTTCAGTTTATTACGCAAAGGTACTCTTTCATAAGAACCAGACTCAAAAGTAGACACGCTTCTTTGTGATGACGCAGACAGTGGCGGTGATGACATAGGCGGTCTCTTTGAATAGAAATTAGGCTCCTCCGTCAACTTTATGATTTTTGGATGATCTTCATTGAATGTATTGTTTCGGGgtctaaaattttgaaataaattttgattgatataaAAACTGATTGTGCGATGCTGGAaatgcaatttaattttaattcattaaccGAGTagcttgcattttttaaaaaaagtttatatcgCTACATACAAGTATCCAAAAATGTAGTCCTTCAATTTACATGACCTAACTAGATTTCAATAAGAGACCCTttctttttacataaaaacttAATGTTACATACAAACGTGGCCGAGACTGGCGAAGTCTTTCAAGGCTGTCCGTGTCATCTGAAATAAATCGAAATAGAAAGAGTAGAAAATAGAGATTACACTCACAAATGTAAAGTCTTATTATTTTGTATACACCGTCTTGTCGAGGCTTACATGCGTAGTTCTTTTTCTTCGCTCTTTGGTTGCATTTTACATATACTCCACAACACACGATCGCCAGGAAAACGACGACACTACCAACTATTATAGCAATCAACAAAGGAGGACTTGTTGCTAGGGATACCTCTGAAATATAAGCCGAGAAAACGTTAAGTAAACATGTACTTAGTAAGACCTCTGAAAATGGAATactctttaaaacaatttctcAAAATACTATCAAAGTGACATTCACCTTTGACATCAACTTGTAAACGTGATGAGGCCGAGCTAAAGTAGCTGGACTTCGCTTCACACGTGTATTCTCCAGCCTCGCTTCCAGAAACGTCAAACACAACGAGATGGCCATTATCAAGTCCTCCGTACGGCAGGAACGTGACACGAGACGAGAGTTCAGAGAGACTCCTCCCATTCTTCTTCCACACGACTGACGGGGTGGGGTACCCAGCTGTCTTACAGTACAAGTGAAGAGAGTCCCCCACGTTTATTGTCTTCATTCCGTCGAGCATAGTTTTTGGAGGCGCTGTTAAGTGAATgatgaacaaattttaatacTTCAACGCTAGTAATTTCTGGAGACATATATTCGTAATTAGGATCATATCTTCTATTTTACCATATATTTCCATGGTTATCGACACCTGCTGCTGAGCAGGGGACCCCACTTCTAGGAGTATGTTGCATTCATATTTTCCAGCGTCCGATAGTTCTAAATAGAAATTGATATAATGGTTTTAAATGGGTTATTGCAATGCTCCCTTTTGCTCGATATTAAGTTCTACCATATGGTATAAAATTACTAACGTGTACGGGTGATTTGAAGAGTCCTTGAGTTTGGGAAATAATTCATTCGTCCGTGAGAATCGAGGTCTTTTATGGAATTCCCTTCTTTTGTCCAAAACATTTGATACGGGACGTCAGTTGGCAGGCCTTTTACGTCGCACTCTAGGTACATTGTCTGGTTGGGCGTGATTGCCTGCCAAGAACCGTTACCGCTGACTATACGAGGAAAAGAAAcgttgaattaaattttatggAAAATCATGATATACTAGTACGAGAATCCAAGGTaacctttttttcaaaaccttACCTGAAAGTACATTCACCTCCCAAGTCCGGGACATTTCACCAATCCGACAGGTGTAGTTGCCACTGTCAGTGACATCGACGTAAGGTTTccgtattgatgacgtcacaaaaacAGCTCCGTCGGACTTCTTGACGTCTCTGGTAATTTGGAATTGTCGGTTGTTAATATCACCACCAGCGTACTCCCAGGAAAAGTCACGGCGATTCAGTGACCGGTACTCACAGGACAGGTGTACAGCGTTTTGAGAGGACACCCAGTACCTGTCTATCTTTGGACTTTTCTCCAGTGTCACTGTCAGCGACAAAGCAATCAcagtaattttcaaaaatataaaggcATGAGTATACCAGTACAATAGAGTGCTTTAAAGGATAGAAATGAAATCAACAGTTACTAAAATTTTGCGAGATCAGTCACAGATAACAATGTCAAAGTGGAAATGAAgtatatacaaataataataaactacatttttatttgatcaaaaagCGCGTAATACAAACAGGATTAGATTATTAATATACAATGACGTACATCGTTGAATTCTCTATCTTGTGATACTCACTTGCATGGACCGTTATAGTTTCACTGAAGGTACTGTTGGGGATAAAACACGTGTAATTTCCTGAATCCAGGAACTCCGTGGTGGCCTTAGTGATTGTGTCTGTAATTGTTACTCTTCCTCCGGATAGCTGTTCCTTGGAACTTCTTCTGAAACCGTCCACCATTCCCATGCGAACATAGTCTTTGGACCAAGACACAACGTCCCTTTTGGATCCAGTGTATTCGCACGAAATCTTTAACGTCTCTGGTACCGGCAAATTGATGGTTTTTCTTATCGGTTCTAATATTCGTAAATCTTTAAGAGATTAAAATTTCTATATTAACGTTTACAGTATATTCTAAATGAAAGAcataattagaaccattttaacatggccttggactttccgttggatgtaactatctatttcttgtgtcaaaacaagttaaaatgacgctggtttcaagcgaaatatacaccgattgcgtagtcttcgctcgaaagccagacaaatcttgttgatttcagagagcctTGGCTGAATGGCTAGCAATGatatagacaggcctacgtcacattgcgtTTGACAcgactacccaaagtccaagctcttgttaaaatggttctaagttaAGCATATTCGCTCAGTGTACGTTTTAAATTATGCAAATGTAATTTGTATGCTAAAACCTTAGATTTACTTTTCtatcattatataaaataagCCAAAACACCCCCAGAAAACCAAAACTTGTGGCACATACTTTGGGGTATGAGACATCCTTTGATCTCCAGCCTCAGTGCTATGTTCCCGTGCCAGGCTGTGGGAGAGATTCTGATGTACTTGGTTATGATGGGGGAGGGAAGGTCATTCTTCACAACCGTGCCCGAGTCAGTGTTAGCGCGGAAATACTGTCAAACAATAAAACAGTTAGTTACCTTAATACGAGACAATAAACTAGATTAAAGGGAAAACTATGGGCGAGGACAAGCTACGTGTTGTTataataaatctaaaattaatgaaattaaaatcagaaaaaaattctacaacGTAGATCAAATATACTTtctaaatatacaaataaaataactatttttaaaatactttaaaaatgtaaaatttcgaaaaaaaaaaaaaaaaaaagagttctgggtttttttaaattaaagattatCGTATTTATCTTagatttcatattaaaaaatgatattccaGTGATGTACAAAGTAACGATAAAATAGAAATAGGTCAAATTCTTatctaaaaaatttcaaatgattttgaaattctttcaaaCGTTCATCGAAGAGAAAAGGATTCGAAAATTCTTCAGTAATCAAATATTATCCAGTACCAAAGATTATCTGAAAAATCTTAATTACAAGAGGGAATGTCGTTAGCTATGCAGAAAACATTAGCGCGATATCTTTGTGTTTGATATGCTGATAGATACGCTGTTATTGGTTGTAAGCTTTTATATATTGATGGGTTTAGAAAAGATTGACAGAAACCACATGAAACAAGTTATTTTGGTTCCCCTGAAAGAGGTTAGAGCAAAGTGGGTGGAATTATTTTGACAGATTCAAGCCCTttttaatattctttaaatacttttttaacaTCTAAAAACTGATCTTGAATCTTTCCACATTCGAAGTTATCCAATGACCcgtgtatgtaaaaaaaatagcaaagaAATTTctcatattgataaaataaaaagatataatcaCATGATTATGTTATACATCTGTACATTTTACAcagcttttatatatatgtatatgatgtacatgtagaagtTTTGTGGTTTATTATTTAGATATCATGTTACCTTCCCACATGTTAAGGCTATATTGTGTTAAGCCAAAATAAGAATGTCACTTTACCAGGATATTTTTCGACCTACGTATTTGGGGATTGTGctgaaatcaaatgacagaTATAGTGCAAATCGAAATCATCCTCATTTACATCgtcaaatgaaaatgaaaataaataaaggttTTAAACACTGTtctcaaattgtttttttattcttacaaaaaatgatattttcatcaattaataCGGTAATAATGATAAGAATAATGACTTACCAGGTCATTCCCTGATTGGTCTTTGTATTTTTGCCATGAGACGCCATCTTGGCTGAACTGGACTCTGTACTCTGTAACCCAGTCTGATTGGTTACAACAATTGGATTCAAATCTACCTTGAGTCCAAATTGAGCGAACAATGCTTTGTGCTTTGAATGCAACCtttaaaaccaacaacaaaaattaacgCAACGAGGACATTTTCGCAAAATAATAAGTAGGTACAagtaattcaaacaaaattcgCAAGAAGAAAAAGTTCGTCCGCTAATTAACaaattatagaattttatataacaaattattttgacCATTAGGAGTTCGTGCGATTAACAAATACTTGTAAAGGAAACATCTATTTGATATATCTAGTAAATATATATGGACCTAGTTAAAATTGGGTATAAGAAGTCTCACTTGAATCCATTCGTTTTTGTCCTTGTCGTTTGCCACCCATCCTCCGCCCATAATGACGTAATTTCCGTTCTCTGTTTGTACACGTTCGTCCTCCAGATTTAACCTTGCTCTCTCTGGACTGTCCCTGTATATGGAATCTTCATAATATGACGACGCTGTCATGTGACTATCAGGGACTCCGTGTGGTCCAGAAACCAAAAGGTTATTGCATTCACCTTAAATTGAAAATGTCTTCTTTCCAGAATGTTTTGATATTTCgttaatatttcttttcaataaataaatcataaagtCACTTTCATTCCCTTACAtcttaataataatatacatattgataataattttaagatattaacCCTGATAAATTTCCAGTGTAACCGTTTTGGATAGAGGACCCGCAGTACAGGTGTAATCGCCAGAGTCAGAGAAACTAGCCCTAGACTTCGATATATCTACTTTCGTAAGTACAAAGTTGCCTGTTTGTACAATACTACCGACGACAAATCCACTTTTCTTCAGATCTCTACCGGATGAAGAAGACCATGTGACGTCCAGACGATGGCTTCCTTGATATTCACATGTCAGTGTCACCCGCTCGCCTTCAAATGCTATCACTCGTTCAGTTTTCGGAAAAATCTTCAGTCTCCctgtaattattttaagaaaaaaattatatcacaaaaacacattttcatatttttcacaatCAATAAGTGTTTGCAATTGATACCAAGACATTTAATTATTCAGTTAATACAGCCACAGAAACTACACTATGGTAAAACATAGATCCATATTTTCCAAACACTGATGCTATCGAAATGTCCAAAATTAATTAAGCTTTTCAAAGTTTTCAAACCTAGTCGATGAGAGAACACAAAGTTAGATTTAATACCTTTGACAACATTGATTTTGACGCTTTTCATTGCATTATCTGCCCTGCATTCATACATTCCAGCATCATCAAAGTTGATGTTTGACTTCATGTATCGTAGTCTTGTCGTCTGCTGTCCATCAACGTCAGTAAACGCGTCTGACGTAATGGTCACCTGATCGCTGACGTGTGCAAGGCTCTCATTGTGATACAGTTGAACActttcatgatattttgaagaaaatgtacAACTGATACTAAGATCTCTTCCATATCGAGCCCATTCCTCAGACTCTGGACTAATTTTCAAAAGAGATGCTGAAAAATACCATGAACATTCTTATAGTGTATGATCTAGATGAATAGAGTTTACAATCCTCACATATTTTTGGGCAACGTTTAACGAATGTAATGggtttatattaatatttcattaataaatcGACATTCAATGTTCGGTTTTGATTGGTTTTTATGTTTCATTATTATTCAAGTTTGTTGGGTTGTTTATTTGGTTGGCTTTTGTCGttcttatttatatacatgtctGAAGAATTTTTCGTTTCTTATAATATATTGGACATTTTATCAAgctgaaaaagaaatattagaGAGTTTTGTCTATAAATTatagtattttaaaatcagcTAGTAAACGTGTTTCCATTACTAAACACATGAAGTGCGCGATGTTTAGCGCGCGTGACCCGAAAACTGACTCGGGTATCCTGCTATTTAATGGGTTACTTATGAAATAAATACTAATTGATATCAATTGAATCAATCACCAGAGCCGGTTTGTGTAGTCTGAATTGTTAATTGGGAGGTGCACAGATTGAATGGCGCTAATGGCCGATCATGACAGGAGATAGAATGTGGGGTCTCTATCTCAGTATCTGGATATCGGGATAATCTACGTACAGTGCTCAGTACCACCCGGACAGGCCAGAcagtctgtctgtttgtctgttttgaatatttttattgcatttataatAACACATGTATACAAAGGGTTTGAACAAAAGTTTTTACAACTTACGAGGTTCTCaccttaaaataaatatgataaaatatggcATAATAAAGACATGAACTATACGCTACAAACCAAGAATGGACATACAGTAGTAGATATATGATTAAATGTAAAGTACCGGTTTGTTAAAGTCTCTTTGTATGTGTCAAAGGAAGTTCGACTAGGCTGCAATATTGCAATCAACCTTAATTTTGGTATGAATTCTAAGAGCTTACATTTTAACGCAAATTCTGAAGGTATATgacaaaaatgtgtttttcatCGTATGAGTGATTGTTTGCTCCAACACTGTTTAGTAATATTGGAGAAAACCAAACGATAAAATTACAGCAGTAGTTTTAAATGCAGCAACATTGACGATTTTCCCACAACGGTTTCATAGCTTCCACTCTACACTAAATTGTATACAGATGTGTATTCAAGATTTGTTACGAGTCGCAGGAAATGAACCAAACTTTCTCCGTTATCACGCACACAAGCAATTTCAGAATTCATcggttgttgttgtttgtttgttttttttaaataagtaaacTTCATATATACGTTCTGGTTAATAATATGttttgaatgtatatttatttttccttttgtgCATTGCGTTTGTTGATATATACTGTATAAcaaattttccattttaaaatgtattaaacgtatatgtcatattttattttgttgtgctTGTAGAAtcaaagatttctaaacttttgtctttaaacttttaatgtaacagaaACCTGTAAACCTATACTCATTGATATGACCTATACAAATATCAATaatcttttatattaaaaaaaaaactgcgtACCTGTTGTTTGATGAAAATACAGTAATAAAATAATCCCAAGGAATAAAGTCATTATTTCCTCTGGTTCGTCAAAACTTTAGAAACACCATAACCCGATTTTCTACCAAATCACAGGTTaaatatctaaaacaaaattCCTAAAACTTCCTTTGAACACAGACTTGCAAGTCAGGGCGACAAAAAACTCGAACCCAAAAGGAATACGTCATGTCAACATATCAATACACTTTTTTCCCCTGTGTTCAAGGGGTCGCTATTTTACTTGACTTCACGGGGTGATTTTTCTGTATGCCACCTGACATCGACACCGCCGTTACTCCGATAAGATTGCAATGGTCCGACTCGCTCAAGTAATCTCCATTGTAATTAAGACATATATCTGAAACAATAGAGTTTGTATATACCTGTTACTAAAGCCAGCTAAGTGTTAAAATCTGCATGTCTGATGGGGTCACGTCCTTGAATCCTACGG
The nucleotide sequence above comes from Magallana gigas chromosome 2, xbMagGiga1.1, whole genome shotgun sequence. Encoded proteins:
- the LOC105320787 gene encoding hemicentin-1 isoform X1, whose product is MTLFLGIILLLYFHQTTASLLKISPESEEWARYGRDLSISCTFSSKYHESVQLYHNESLAHVSDQVTITSDAFTDVDGQQTTRLRYMKSNINFDDAGMYECRADNAMKSVKINVVKGRLKIFPKTERVIAFEGERVTLTCEYQGSHRLDVTWSSSSGRDLKKSGFVVGSIVQTGNFVLTKVDISKSRASFSDSGDYTCTAGPLSKTVTLEIYQGECNNLLVSGPHGVPDSHMTASSYYEDSIYRDSPERARLNLEDERVQTENGNYVIMGGGWVANDKDKNEWIQVAFKAQSIVRSIWTQGRFESNCCNQSDWVTEYRVQFSQDGVSWQKYKDQSGNDLHNPQIRRSKNILYFRANTDSGTVVKNDLPSPIITKYIRISPTAWHGNIALRLEIKGCLIPQNLRILEPIRKTINLPVPETLKISCEYTGSKRDVVSWSKDYVRMGMVDGFRRSSKEQLSGGRVTITDTITKATTEFLDSGNYTCFIPNSTFSETITVHAMTLEKSPKIDRYWVSSQNAVHLSCEYRSLNRRDFSWEYAGGDINNRQFQITRDVKKSDGAVFVTSSIRKPYVDVTDSGNYTCRIGEMSRTWEVNVLSVSGNGSWQAITPNQTMYLECDVKGLPTDVPYQMFWTKEGNSIKDLDSHGRMNYFPNSRTLQITRTQLSDAGKYECNILLEVGSPAQQQVSITMEIYAPPKTMLDGMKTINVGDSLHLYCKTAGYPTPSVVWKKNGRSLSELSSRVTFLPYGGLDNGHLVVFDVSGSEAGEYTCEAKSSYFSSASSRLQVDVKEVSLATSPPLLIAIIVGSVVVFLAIVCCGVYVKCNQRAKKKNYAYDTDSLERLRQSRPRLPRNNTFNEDHPKIIKLTEEPNFYSKRPPMSSPPLSASSQRSVSTFESGSYERVPLRNKLNTPDIVLTDQEEEGYNTGSTQEKVRFSLLDIK
- the LOC105320787 gene encoding hemicentin-1 isoform X2 encodes the protein MTLFLGIILLLYFHQTTASLLKISPESEEWARYGRDLSISCTFSSKYHESVQLYHNESLAHVSDQVTITSDAFTDVDGQQTTRLRYMKSNINFDDAGMYECRADNAMKSVKINVVKGRLKIFPKTERVIAFEGERVTLTCEYQGSHRLDVTWSSSSGRDLKKSGFVVGSIVQTGNFVLTKVDISKSRASFSDSGDYTCTAGPLSKTVTLEIYQGECNNLLVSGPHGVPDSHMTASSYYEDSIYRDSPERARLNLEDERVQTENGNYVIMGGGWVANDKDKNEWIQVAFKAQSIVRSIWTQGRFESNCCNQSDWVTEYRVQFSQDGVSWQKYKDQSGNDLYFRANTDSGTVVKNDLPSPIITKYIRISPTAWHGNIALRLEIKGCLIPQNLRILEPIRKTINLPVPETLKISCEYTGSKRDVVSWSKDYVRMGMVDGFRRSSKEQLSGGRVTITDTITKATTEFLDSGNYTCFIPNSTFSETITVHAMTLEKSPKIDRYWVSSQNAVHLSCEYRSLNRRDFSWEYAGGDINNRQFQITRDVKKSDGAVFVTSSIRKPYVDVTDSGNYTCRIGEMSRTWEVNVLSVSGNGSWQAITPNQTMYLECDVKGLPTDVPYQMFWTKEGNSIKDLDSHGRMNYFPNSRTLQITRTQLSDAGKYECNILLEVGSPAQQQVSITMEIYAPPKTMLDGMKTINVGDSLHLYCKTAGYPTPSVVWKKNGRSLSELSSRVTFLPYGGLDNGHLVVFDVSGSEAGEYTCEAKSSYFSSASSRLQVDVKEVSLATSPPLLIAIIVGSVVVFLAIVCCGVYVKCNQRAKKKNYAYDTDSLERLRQSRPRLPRNNTFNEDHPKIIKLTEEPNFYSKRPPMSSPPLSASSQRSVSTFESGSYERVPLRNKLNTPDIVLTDQEEEGYNTGSTQEKVRFSLLDIK